The genomic interval gaaggtgaataaagaaataaaaattaacactgCAGGTCCTGTTTCTACCATGAATATCCTGAGTGACCTAAGGCATCATTCAAACAAAGAGCCATCATGTGTTTTTAGTTAAGAGTTCGGAATACAAATAACAAACTTaacttgacatttaaaaaaaaaaccatgatttaCTCTGAGGTTTGTTCATAAAGAAAAACCTGTTCTATACATTTTAATCTCCAATCCTAATGCCTAACACCATAATGCTTCAAAGTCTATAACTTAATTTTAGGTTTAATTTTAACAACCTGTCTTGTTATACCTGATGAAAGAGACTAGAAAAtattatgtagaaaaaaaaagcaaggcatTAATTAAAATGATCTCAATATAAAACTTTactaaaaggcttttaaaaaccCTCTTAAAACAACCTAAAAATCAGAATACTTTTGGCAGAAAAAGTAGCAGCTATGAACAAAATTAgcattacataatattttatcaaGAACTGCATTACGATaatgtggtttacatatattaGAATGATTTGCAACAAGCTTATTTATATCAGACATAAAATCTCTttactaaaacaatttttttaatgtagcttaGCACTTTTGGGAGATTGTTCCCAATCAATGACAGTAACACAATTTAAAAGATGACAGATAGCCTATCTTTTCATTAGAGACCTATCCAGGTAAGCCTTGCCAAATAGTTATGAAGTTATATTCGACAATAAGCATTTGTAAGAACCCAAGATAAAACAGTAACTCTGGTCTCCTCATCTATCAGTACGCATGCTTGGCATCAGAAATCATACTATTAGCAAATGCATActaaattttggagaaaaaaaagctTACTTCAAAATAAGTGTCAATCtacattttcttatgtttccCCTGACACAATATCCATCACTCttcattttaacagtgttttctCCTCGGTTGGTGGTATATTACCGCTTCTTAAAGACCAATCATAGTCCAAGGTCGTCAACTCCTCTGCAGCTGAAGGGACTACAAACAGCAAAAGACCAAACCATTTCAACAGAAAAACATCTGCCCTATTTAGCAAGGCAGAAGCCCCATCTCTAAAACATTTTAACCCAAGGTTGCGTTAAAACTAGTCCTCCAAGTCTAACAGTATTACACTCTCATTGCCTATTGTTGGTTTTGACATAAGTTCAAaccttaaaatatgtattaaaatttccAAGTTACATACTCTGGAAACATACATAATTGAGTTTCTGTATGAGGATGAAATCTCACACCCAGTCACTGATACAGAGAGTGTAGGAGAACAAGGAGAGGAATATCTGACTACACTGCACCCAAGCCTCCAGGAACCAGGACGGGGGAACCACCCAGGCAGACAGACAAATGTCTTCTGAATTCAACTGGTATGTTCACGCAGTTGTAGGTAAGTGCTTTAAGGCAGCCCCTATGTGGTCACTGCTCCCACTGAGAGCAGCTCAGCTCTGCCCCGTTAGAAAgggacccctgccctgcccacagaGCACAGGGTGGCGAGGCAGCACCAGCTCTCCCCCGTCTGGGGGCTACGCTTCCTAACCCAGAGCCTCTCACCCTTGACTTCCACTCAACTATCAGGTGGAAGACTACATTTAGGTCAGTGAGGATAggaccaaaaataagtaaataaatagggagaaaaatgggaaataaattgaACTCCAATAAAGTAAAACTTCCTACAGATCTGATTTAAGAGGTAAAAcctatttgtaattaaaaagtcaaaaccaaGTAAGATACAGCTCTATTTTGGGTTTCATTCAAAAGAGTCTCCTTCATTCTTGGCAAACTAGCTATGTGATGTGATAAGATCTACTTTTCATTTATACTGTGTTTATCTATTAAAAATCATTCCTTAATAAGgactttaatattaaaatttctaaatgtgtataataaatattgtattaaaatactttaatatttacaATTGGAAAAAATGTATCCTGTCATCAGTCATCTCAGGACTACCTCTTCAATTTCATCTTCTACAGATTCAACTACTTTTACTGCTGGTTTACTGTTTGCATGTTTTAATCGGGGTCTATTTGGATGAAAAATTCTTCCCTCGCTGAGGAAAAAGTCGTCATTTTCATCACATTCCCTATCCCTGCTGCTCTTATCCCCAGGGAGAAAACTGAGAGAGTCAAAGTCTCCTTTGTTGGCAGCCAGAGAATTTGGGTCACTGCTTCTAGAAGAAATGGTGCTGCTGCCACTGGCACCAAATAACTGTTCCATCAGAttagcttttttctcttttcttgtaatTAAATCTACACGGTCTTTACCAGGTTTCTCTATACTGTTTCTTTGGAAATCCAAAAGACCACTCTTTTGGCTAAATGGATTTGAcgtttttgcaaatgttttctttgcaAATGAAGGCACATAGCTGCCAAATGCAAGCTCATTTGGAGAGGCCAGGCTTCTAATACTTCCTGGATTCTGATCATCTCCTTTTGTAGTGAAGAGGCTGACATCTTGGAAATGATGCCCATTAAACATGCTCTCTGAGGACTCAGAGAACACGTATGTTTTGGGGCTTCTCTCTGGGGAGTGCAGTTTTGATTCCCAATCAGGTAGCAATGGCAGAGGAGGACATTTTAGATTCTGAGAATCTTGAAGTTCTCTGTTGATTTCATTCAGTTTAGCAAGCAGCATTTCTCTCTTcagcctttcttcttcctcttcttccaattTATCAATAGTCTGAATTCGGTACGTTTCCATTTGGTATCTTCCAGTTTCCAATGCgggcttttcttctctctccagcaAAGATATCTTGTCTTTCTGCTTTGTAGCAAGTTCTTCTCTTTTCCACTCTGtatgaaatcaaatttaaaaaactggctTAGACAGCAGTCAATATTTTTGAGTAGGAAAATTCAATTCTCATCTTTTACAAAACAGTTTATCTAACAGTTATTATCAGCACACTGCGGATGAACACTGTAATACATTTCATTGCTACACTTAATATTCTGGAATTCAAAAAGAATATACTTGATGTGTActgcatttaaaattcatatttatagaaaGAATTTTGTTCTTCAGTTTAAAGGTAGGGAAGAGGCTCTCTATTTTTTATGCCTAATATAGTGCTGTACACTGAATGGAGAGTGATGGATGGagtcagtttattttaaaattaaaaataaactgaaattttaaatgtcataccCTGAGAAGGACACAACATCATGTATTTAGTATTCTGACTGAAGATACATTAAATTGAATCTAATTAAGAGAAAACTTCACAGATAAACCTCAAATGagcaatattctatttttaaaaaatggatgtttATTCATCATAAATGTTAATCTCACAAAATCTttagagaaggcagaagagataGGAGGACTAAATGCAATTCAAGATCATATCGTGGAGAAGAAAATGCTATGAAGGACAATACTGTGTCAACTGACAAAACTGTAATAGAGAAATGTGTTGTATCAAAGTTAAATTTTCTCAAGTTGAAAACTATACTGGAATGATGtaagaaaatgtccttattttggAACAATACACACAGAGGTATTTTAAGGTATGGGCATGAGGTATACAACTTCAAGGTTTAGTACATAACATACATTCTAACTGATGTTCCAAAcaaactccaggaaaaaaaaaatcaataaagatggaaagaaagtacaaatcttctgttacttttttccttttctccgtACCTAGACACAACAGACCTAACACCTAATTTTCTATTCTAGATTTTAACATGTGAACGCATCCCTCTTTGTGCATCAGCCAACAGATATGTATCTTCTAATTTACCTGTTACATTGttctaaatacacacatacagacacacacacactaactgAAGCAACAATTAGGTCATAATTTTATAGTCCATTaaccttaagggaaaaaaaggatttctCCTTAAGACTAACAAAATTTATGCAGAAGTTTAGAGTCAGGGATCCCTCTCACCTAAGATATTTTATTCAGATGGAAATGAACTTATTCctgaacttcatttttaatatctgaaacTATGTTAAGTTGCTTCCCTAACCTTCCATACCAATGGTTGAACATGTTGAAGATTTATTTTACAcactaaaaccaaagaaaaattacaggaatATATTCAGGACCTCAAAACTCACTGATTTTAATGTTTGGGCTAGTCTCAAGGTCAAGCCAATAAAGTGCATCATCTTTGGTTAGCTCTTCATCTAGCTTTAGTTaacttatacacaaaaattttccctttcatttgAATTCTACTTCATCTGAATTTTAGGAAGGTACTGTCCTTATTCCCTAACCCCAAATAGCAACTTAACAGTCATTCCCCCCGTACCTTAGTAACTTTATTGAAATGTTTGTGATTCCTAAAAGACCCGCCCCCATATTAACCTTTTCTTATTCTGTATAACCAATTCACTGTGTAGCTGGAAAATGTCAGAATATGAGGGATGCTAACTCTTTCCCAAAAGATGCTGATTCATCTCTTGACTAAACAAATTCTTTTCTTACCATCCTCCAGCTTCTCCACCTCCTGTTTTACAACACGGAGTCCTTGATCCTTCacaaatttttcttctcttttcacaaTTAGGTTTAGCATCCCTGCTTCTTCATGCTCACTTCTCTCCTGCAATTCCAGGtcctattatgtattttttttaatgcaagttcACATGTTGAAAGGGAGAAAAGACCATTTATATATCATAGATTTATCTACCATTAAGTATGACACCAACTAAGTTTAAAACTaatgcaaattttaatttaaaataagtagtAAATCATAAGCTATCACCCTTTGAAAGATGCTTCAAAGGCACACAAGATTGcttttttggttaaaatttttctaaaaagtagaaGACATATTGGAACAATATAATAGAACTAAAGCCAATACTCTACAAACAATTCTGAAGAGATATGTTTCAGAAGTATCCTTGCTTTGTGCATTTCACAACAAAATCTGATTAATTCCGTTAACCAGATAAGGTTATTAATCACCTACGGAAGCCATGTGAGAAGGTGCTGAGGTATTATACAGTAACAATTACATTGAATTTTACAAGTTTACACTATATCCAAAGCCTcccaaatgttttataataaatatttaaatttaaataaaatgcaaacctaAAATTACTTGTTCCTTATGGTCCCTTTCATATGTGGGTGTAGTTTTTCTGAATACAAGTAAAATACCTATTACTCAGTATAGCAGAGGACTGTCCCTAGTATCAATTTCCTCTTATTCCTTTTAGTTCCAGAATCCCTGGAGTTTTAGCAGAGCACAGGGCTGTTCAACTGGAGACTACATTTGCTAACGTCCCTTGGAGCTAAACAGGACCAAAGGCAGGTGAGTGAAAGTACAGATGCAACTTCCAATcacatttataaaagcaaaagctGCTTGCCTTCCACTACGCTCCTCCTCACCAGGCGGTGAGCCAGTTCCAGTCACACTCTTCAAGACGGAGGAACAATAGGACAAGAAGGATGACCACAAGGAATAAACCTATCTACCGCTCCTGGACTACGCACTGACCTTCAatctattagaaaagaaagaaaatctgtgtcTTGTTTTGGGGGGTCTTTTTCCAACAGAAACGTATTGGTCTGTACTTAAATAACATTCCCATTTGCTAAGACCCTGTAAAGTGACAGGATCAGTCTTAAAAGCTTTATAAACTTTGTGATTAGTTATTACCACAATCCTGATAGGCAgaccatccccattttatacattaggaaactgaggctcaaggaagTCACAACTAAAATGTTAGAACCagaatttaacttaaaaagtGCTAACTCGAAGGCTGTACTCTTTTCACTATATGCTGGTTCTCATGCTGAATCTTataaaagatctttttttaaaaatccttttaaagtAAAGAATGAATTTCTATTCCACATTTTAcccttttcaaaaagaaaatatgatctgGTTTCAATGACAGTGAAAATATAGGAACAAAGACATTTAGTACACACAGCCCAAGAATGAACTCAGACCGTCCTGTTCCATACCACAAAAAAGAGCTCAGGGTCACTGGGAAACTTAGAGGGCACAAAAcacaggaataaatgaaatatgatgGAACCCTGGTAtattatttttgggggggtttaAATtgtaaacacaaaatatattaactctcttagagaaaaaagaactttctGGTATTTAGTATGTAAGTCCTTTTCAATGAAGGTCCAATACAGACTCCTCTGAATTTCACTCTAATTTAAGTGGTCAGTTATATAAAGTCAAATGACACTGCAATTACTTTGCTCAACATTCAGTTAATCTATAAGATTCTCATGTAATAGACCGAAGAAATATGtagactaattttaaaaaatcacttgaaaACTACTATAATTtgctattaaatataaaaagcaaggaGGATTTTAAGATTATCTGGGTACATAAAAGGTAAGAAACTGCTATCTCCAATCTAAAAGGTACAATTAACcttcctgaaggaaatgaaagtagCGATGAGAACTAAGAGTCAATCCaaaggaatttaataaaatacacagaTGTTACCTCTCTTTAAAAGGCTACTTGCATATTTACACAGATATGGCGCTAGCTTCATTGCTAACTTTTCAAACATGGGATAGTGTGTTTTTTGGACTAACTTCAAACCTAGAGGTTAGTACCTAATCACGTGGCTAAACTCACCAAAGTAAGACGTGCAGGTTCTTCCCATTTGTTTTCATAACACAGTCCTGTTTGCGGTGTTACAGGAAATCCTTCCAGCTCGAAGTCGTCACTGGTTTGTACTCCTTTTGTACACTGGTCTATAAAATCACTTTGGCAGGCAGCTACCATGAAAATTACAAAAGCATTTTTCTAATCATATTGAACAGTGCTAAGACAAATGGAATTTAACTGATATATGTTCACCATCCATGAGATAATGCATGTTTTGCTCAGCTCTGTGCCTATCCactattactatttttctttctgggatTAACTGGCAATGCTGTAACTTGAGGACAATTTAGATAGGTAAACCCTAGTAGGCTtttacaaaatttgtttttaactttctgcaattcagaagaggaaaatttatactttggttaaaaaaaaaaaaagtaaaaagatgcaTAATGCCGAAGTATTTATGAGCGAAATGAAATGACTGCTaggatttactttaaaatactctagaagtagaaaaaatagatgaaataaaattagtaaaatatgtAACTATTACAGCTAAGTGCTACAGAATAAAGGTTCATTGTAATATAATCAATCTCTAGTTAGgaatattcttacatattttcataaaagtttcaaacataattttaaatttttttcttataatttatataaaacataatgaCCTCAGGAAAAACTGAGAAGTTTGACAATGTTTCTGAAAATTAGCTACAAGGAAATTTAAGTTTACTTCAAATAAATTCTTTCCCCTTTGCCTGCCTTCTACGTcagaattatttgattttattattaataagtgACAGCtacaatatgtttttttttcaataataatagcCACTATACCATTTTTTCTTGAtataagttctttttctttctttggagaagaCTTTGGCAGACGATtagaatatatgttttttatatccagttctctctccttttcctgaaAAGAAACCCATAATACAATTCAGGATGTAGtgtatcaatttaaaataaaacaaaaaatctcacCTTGTCAACTGGTATTTTCCTTACCAAACTAGAATATATTATACCTAGTTCAATTTCCCTTCTTACCTACCAAACTATAGAAAGGAATGTCTCCAGGACATCTAGGTTAGGGCAGAGCAACGATTCTCCCTAAAAAGTGCAATATGTACTGGCAATCAAAAAAATGAGCATTAAGTAAGGCAAAAACATTTTCCATCTACTCCTACCTGACGAAGCTATCTTAAGCTGCCTTTCAGACTTAGCAACAGACCCCAAAATAATTTCGTTAGTATCTTTCAAACATGGGTTTTGATATGTTAAAAATTAGATGcttaaaaagagtttttttatagggcacctgggtggctcagtcagttaagcgtctgatttcagctcaggtggtgatctcactgttcattggtttgagtcccatgttgggctctgtgattacagctcagaccctggagcctgatttgaattctctgtctgccttgttCTCTGGCCTTCTCTGattcgcactctctcaaaaataaacattaaaaaattaaaaaaaaatttttaatgttttttaatattttttaacatttatatttatttttgagacagagacagagaataagcaagggaggggcagagagcgagggagacacaaaatccgaagcaggctccaggctctgagctgccagcacaaagaccaatgtggggctcaaattcacgaaccatgagatcatgacctgagccaaagttggatgcttaacccaggtgcccctgaaacaacttttaaaataatcataggGTTATCTGAGGAAGAACGTTGGATTATTCGACCACACAACAAAGTAAAACTCCAATTCCCATAGTTTTCCAGATTTCATAACTTATTTCAGTTATATCATTCCTGTTAAGATTCAATGTTTTCACTTTCAGCATGTGTTATAGTAATTATATTaccaaaacttttctttaaaagtatcAAAGAGAATAT from Suricata suricatta isolate VVHF042 chromosome 7, meerkat_22Aug2017_6uvM2_HiC, whole genome shotgun sequence carries:
- the LCA5 gene encoding lebercilin: MGERGRSPDNDQESKADKHYYSNCSSDFETTPQSSGRSSLVKSSSPKSIKGKNPKRQISDSQVHHQAPRKLSPKGPPNRKGVRVGFRSQSLNREPLWKDTDLVTKRVLSARLLKINELQNEVTELQVKLAELLKENKALKRLQYRQEKALNKFEDTENEISQLIARHNNEITALKERLRKSQEKERATEKRVKDTEEELYRTKSSLQKLKKISEARHLPERDDLAKKLVSAELKLDDTERRIKELSKNLELSTNSFQRQLLAERKRACEAHDENKVLQKELQQLYHKLKEKERELDIKNIYSNRLPKSSPKKEKELISRKNAACQSDFIDQCTKGVQTSDDFELEGFPVTPQTGLCYENKWEEPARLTLDLELQERSEHEEAGMLNLIVKREEKFVKDQGLRVVKQEVEKLEDEWKREELATKQKDKISLLEREEKPALETGRYQMETYRIQTIDKLEEEEEERLKREMLLAKLNEINRELQDSQNLKCPPLPLLPDWESKLHSPERSPKTYVFSESSESMFNGHHFQDVSLFTTKGDDQNPGSIRSLASPNELAFGSYVPSFAKKTFAKTSNPFSQKSGLLDFQRNSIEKPGKDRVDLITRKEKKANLMEQLFGASGSSTISSRSSDPNSLAANKGDFDSLSFLPGDKSSRDRECDENDDFFLSEGRIFHPNRPRLKHANSKPAVKVVESVEDEIEEVVLR